The Montipora capricornis isolate CH-2021 chromosome 3, ASM3666992v2, whole genome shotgun sequence genome includes the window TGAACGCGGTATTTAGTGTACTCAATATGTGACTCTTTATCGAAACGTTTCCAACTAACGTGGAATGTAATTTATACGTTTTCTTTCAAACGACTGCTAAGCAAACGATCTTTGAAGGTTTGCCAGAACACGGTAGACTTTTATacaccggactaaaatggcggatgaCAAATGATTAGGCCCTGCCAGTTAGGTATTGTTAtattcgctttgttcttttctgGCATATGAAAGACCTGCCCAGAATACTCATTCATGTCGCAAGTTTTAAGTCGCAACTTTTAAGTTCCTAAAAGCGTACCTGAAGTCAAGCCCAAGATCAAATATAAATTGTCAATTATAAGTGTAAACTGAGGCACTATGTGGGGACAATGTTTCgatatcaaatcaaatgaaaccactAATGAAATGACTTTCACATGACCTTGAcgaataaactcaaaaacagaacgtaaacaaaaatgcaaaacatttgattggcttatcgaacaaaaacgaACGAGCGCggattttcattggcttagcgaacgcggatgcaaacaatgtcatctctccatgaaactttctggaaagctATCGGCATTTCGCTGTGACGTCATttaaaatgcagtaatgtgattggtcaatcgaactgtttactccCCATAGCAGGAATTTCGTAGGCCGGAATAAGGAGgatttgttttaatcttgccaaacattggtccgtgaaacaaattgcgaacacttctTCAAGGGCATACGAAAATAGCTCTATCAAATcgaaggttggtttttgaggagagggaaatatcggagtacccagagaaaacttATTCGAAGCAGAATGGAGAACCAATAAAATCAATCCatatatgacgccaagtctgggaatggAGCCCGGGCCAGATTAGTGGGAGGTGAGTTCTGTCACCGCTGTACCATCCCTACTTCCCAATGCTTCCCTTTATGCTTTCTTGATTTAAAGGTATCTACCTTAAAGCTGCtgtacgtaattcatgcatgtGTTTTGTACTACCAGGTGTAAATTCAGATGGCCAACCAATGATGTTCAGTGAATCACAGTATTGCACATCTCATATTCAGTCAGTTGACGTTGAATTTTACGGTGGCCACAGGTATAAATCCCAGTACTTGTAACGGCAACCAGGAATAATTGTTTGCTGATAATGTGAATACTGCAGAATTACTTTGAACTTTAATGACCCATTCACACCGAGCAAAGGAAGACCTCCCAAATAATTTTAATCTCGGGCGTTTTAAACCATTTCGCAGCATTCAaattcaatagaccatatttgcattctcagtattgcactggaactagcttgcaatggaggctaatgcggggaaataaattttaaattatttccattgcaagctacaatcatagacagaaccgttgggaaggttagcatttttgacgtcttcattgcttctctcccctccccccttattcAATGTTatacaaaactgaatggttttagtTGGAAATTGTggtgttaccttccaacattgaatagggggaaggggggctatATAAGAAGAGAAGGtcaaactatttcttttgcgctttaacagaagcgTGTTGAAATGCAGCtttggtgtggttcatttacataaccttcccaactacttttgtctatgattgtagttccagtccaatactgagaccCTAAGGTGACATCGGCGATcttataggtggttttcacattACATCATCGCCGCCATGCTGGTGGACGGGATCTCTCATTTGTTccctttgtttgtccaccagcaattgtaaatgacatcattattttttggatctctagagattggttgcaaaccacctatagagcgttttcacatgacgtcacggcatccatgttggtgttccaaaacaaagaaatggcagccATGATGATGTACGAAACTAATCCTcagggaattgagctctattcttttgcaaatactttcttttgtttcagtaatccaatatggctgctggtcacgtgaatGAGAACGCTCTATGGGACCACAACTGGTGTTCAGCCTTCTGtagtttcttcttcttcttttttatcttttcagCTGGCTTTAcaatttcttaaaaaaggaaGTGAACAAAAGAGTGAAGGACGCGTTGAAAAAGTTTGTAAGGCTTCTTTACAactggttttcttttttatttatacaATTATTCAGTACACGAtttagaagttttttttttccctgcaaGATCTGCAAACAGGCCAGAAAAACGGTGAATGAAGATGGAACACAGTTTTTGGCAAACTATCCTCGTAAGTAAGGAGTTATTTTAATTTGATAGGCAACTATGTCGGGTACACCAAATCATGTATCAAGGGCCGTAGCACTGAAAGGAAGGAGAGCCTAACTGTCGCCCTTTAATTTAaagaggctcaaaccagttttaatgCTTTCGAAAAATTGTACTATTTAGAAGGATTGAATCTCGCCGACTGTCTCACATAACGGCAGACCATTGGAAACACCAATAATTCTTTAACAAGAGGATGTATTCATTGAGGTGATATAAGAGGTTGCCGTgtcaacaaaagagccatctaaaaacactCTATATTTTGTCCTTAaatgcttatatctcaaaacgAACTAAggtaaaactctctgcaaagttaacaaaaattaTCTGGAGCGGACTCAGAGTCACCTTCATaattggaaaattttaatgTGGCTGTGAATCCGCTCaggaaaatgttttaaaaccaCGTAGAGAGTTTTATCCTAGATTGTCAATCACTAtgaagcaataaaaaatgggggtcaccaagttcgtttttaaGATTGAAGCGTTtgaagacaaattaaaggtCGTTTTTACATGGTTCttctgtttccatggtaacctacTACGTCAAATTGActagtgcatcttgttaagcaattattggtccTTTTATTTGATACCATAAGATTGCCATTCCGTGAAACAGTGTTAGAGAGCCTAATCTTGTAATATGACATTCCCTCCAAACTGTTGAACTGGTTTGAGCTACCTTAAGAACACACAATAGTCAAGAATTGATCGAGAAATGATTAAAACGCGCGTTGTGCGTAGTAGTACTTCACTGTTCTAATCGTTAAAAATCGATCAAGAAGTGATTAAAACGCGCGTTGTGTTTAGTAGTACTTCACAGTTCTTAATTATCGTTATAATCCTCCGGCTTAAACAAAAACCGTGATCCTTAACCATCTACAAGACCAAGGAAGCCGACCCAAAAATTACTCACAACCATCAACTagctagacgctccgtgagcgtaaactgaGTTGCCTTTCGTACGTGTTTGTCGTACTCAAATTACTCATTCCCAAACAACCAAACAAGTTatcagtccggaaacgaaacactatttatttTTAACATTGGTTTTGTTTGTAAATGATTGTTGCACAAaccataaattaaatttggtcaagAACGTGAAAAATCACCTAAATGCGTAgtagaaatattgttggcttcccaaaaaaacttcattttacaccagAATGACTAAACAGCCAGAATTCCTGTCGTCGTTATGAAAACTGCTCCCATATAAAATtgcaacccacgtatgcaaattagctaaTATTTGCGCGACACGAtgaattcacaaaggcagaaaattttcacaaaaaccttttttttccagccaaaacttttattgaaaaaaacaacatattttctATTAGAGGCCAgcaacccttcctatttcattccgtgcgtgcaaacaagcaaCACACACCGTGTCAAAAGCCATACACAACTAAATAAATTCTCACCGGAGTttaggatcaaacccttttctgaggaaacgtttccttgaataatgaagcataaaacagaaaactagacaacaagctttcttttcttttctttcttgactgtcaagaattagcttcatttccatttttatgtGAAGATTGTGCAAAtgaatataaatagccagacaacggAGATTGGATTTGATTGAACAGAAATGcattcaaggtgttcgattccttgtTAAACGCATAGCCACCTAGACAAGAATTTGCAATtcggtttcagtgttgtacataacactacaGTTAGTAAAGTGTTAGAAATACAGATCACTGCTAGACGGCagtcgaagtccattattcgtcgctttgaagattccagatgttcatttttcaccgcctgtgttgtttatcgaattACCGTTCCaatcttgagctccatgagggtatattttgtttaaatatccaATAAACACCATTTGCCGCAATTGCAGGATAATTAAATACTGGACAAAATCTACGCCTTTCTATTACCCTCTGGAACCTACCAAAGATAGGCGCAGAAGACTCTCCGCTAgggacaaagacaatacttagcgggggagtgacaggaaagaccctGTTACCAACTTTCCCGATTTCCGACACAggaaaaaaacgaagaaattcaACTAATTTAGACTGGTTTGGCaaatggcaacccagtaaaagtCCAGAATTATTTAGATAAGAACAAGACACACTGAAGAACACGGCATCATTGTGCTATTCATTATGGTTTTGTTGTTTGACAAGTAACGGTTTAGGTTAAAACGATGTAACAGTTGTTCCTTATAGGAGCAATACAGGACATCGGGTTAATTAAGGCGGCCACCAATTGACCTTTTGGCAAGGACAAATTTGGCATAAATACAGTTTCGTCTTTTCGACGAAAGGGACCAGGGAAATCCGAGTTGAAAAAAACAgcaatataaaacaaaaaaacaaaaaacaaacaacaaagaaaatttaacaacGTGTTTCGTGCTCTTCTTAAAAGCTCTTCTTAAAAGGCAAATGACAATTCCATGAATTTCAATCGGCAATGATAATTAAACGACCTTTACACAAtagccttaaatgaaaaatcGAGAGTGTTAGCACCCGACAGATTGTAAGATCATGTTCAACTTTTCTATATTTGGTTACCGTCAGTAAAgatagcagagtaacaataactctcaaaaaggaaacgacagttttcaatttacaaaacatgtttcgacatactcatgtcatcttcagttgcaaatgagcttttttaactgttgtacatttgaatttaacataaattcaaatgtacaaccgttgaaaaagctcatttgcaactgaagatgacatgagtatgtcgaaacatgttttgtaaattgaaaactgtcgtttcttttttgagagttaCCGTCAGTACGAATGCGGATACAACAGACAAAaagaaaccagaaacccataaaggttaaaacgtgtaacgcgcgttcacagcttccgaatattcagtgccaactgattggttgaatgtttggaaacccctcgctcttgttgttccaaatgtggtacttagcaaattaaatattcagaagcttgtttccctgcactcaaggggccgttacacgtttcaacccttatgggtctCTGTTCAAACCCAATAAACCTTTGTTTACCGGTGCTCTGAATTTCcaatgacgtcacggcggctgCCAACAAATTAATCATGCGGATTTAAACTAAGTTGtttaaaagccgattaacactgcTACACAACAGAATACGTGTCGAGGTCTAAATTTTGCACGTCAAAACAGCCTCAATGATGGAATTCGTATATTGTCTTATTATTGTAGGATTCCTGAAGCCCCGCTTGGATTCGTGAAAATTCCTAGAAGCGCCTGGATTCCTGCAAATTCCTACAAGCGCCATAAAATTAtcgttcattattattattattattattattattattattattattattattattattattattattattattattattattattattatatttttttgcaaatgtttttgAGCAGCAAAATAAAATGCAATTTATGTTTCCAGTAATCCTGGTTTAGCGTAATCGGGCTTTGAGCAACTAAGACTTGGCTTTAAAAGCAAGAATACCGATTCGATGAAATATGAAGAGTAATTTAATTAAAAGGCGCTGTGATTATCTTGTAGATTTGAGCACGAACAACACTCTTGCAATAGAGCCTTCTTTATGCTATGTTAAACACAGCAATGTACTAGCACGTTTTTAAAGATAGTGATTTATACTAATTTCTGATGTACATGTACCGTTTTATTGCACTGGtcctagttgttcaaacgatagataacgctatccgccggataaatcattatccaaACTGGAGgccaaaaattcaaataagttatAATTAAAAACGTATTCCAGCActagaaagaaaacatttacttTAGTAGCCCTGCAAAGTTTTTGCATATCAAGTATAATATTAAGTGagaaaatgcaagttgaaaagtgaaaaatttACTGACGTTTGTATGGCTAGGGGTATGCCGTATACCCCTTTTCATACAAATGTCTGTAAGGGCCtctttacacgagcccgggttgCTTTTTACCCCGGGTTGAATCACCGCGGCGGGTAACCCTTTTGCAATCAAATGTTTATaagcgtttacatgaaaacagtagTCAAACCGGGTCAGCCCCCCTTGCCGGGTAACCCTTCTCAAGACTCGGGTTGACCCGGctagaagggttgaaatttcttcaatttcttcatgtaaacactgGCGTATCTGACCCGGGATTGTTTGAACATCACTTTTTTTGCCGTTCAGCGTTTTCGCCTATGCGCAGCCTGTACCAAAATGACTGATAACGTTAACACAAATTGATGATTGTTATGATTGCAtggttcgtccgccattttcctCACTGACAAGTAGTCACCAGCCCTTTCAACCCAGCGAAAGGGAACTGACCCGGGTCAGCCGCGAATGACCCAACCCTCACCCAGTCCAGGCTCATGTAAACGTAATATTCGACGCTGAACTGACCCGGGTCGGTGTCCAacttcaacttgcattttcttagctgatataacacctaataAGCTGAAACTTTGTTGGGTTACTGAAGTAAAGCTGCTCCTTCTATTTCTGGTGTCAGTTTTtaattcagttcaattttaactcattcaaatccgttgccgccattttggagaagggtctgtTGTGCTatccattgtaagtcccaagagaaaataaaacaatgcttatgcaaaattttcgaggaacaaacaaagagtattatgtaAGTTTTGATACTGACTAagggatagtgatttatccggtggatagcattatcctcAACAACTGCAGCCTGGAGCCTATTTTGATGTTGTTGATTAAAGCTAATATTTACCTGCCCATAGTTTTCAGCAAAGTACGCAGCTTTGCGGGGATTGATTACAGCATCATTGAAGAGCCCATTTTTACAGACGATTACATGGACGTACCTTTGAAGgtaaataaaactaaaaaggtAAATGAGCGTGCGTAGGTTGAGTCATGATTGACGTGGCAATAGTTTAAAACGGCAAGAGTGAAGCCACGTAAACTTTCATTCGAGGATTTTCAAGCTAAAATGCATACGTTAAGTGTTTTACCTACGTTAACGGTAACTTTTCACAGTGCAAAGCAACTGACAAAAAGGCTGATTGAACAGGAATTTTGACTGGGAAATAAGACTAAATGTATGGATCGTCGGGCAAGTTGAAAAGGACACGTTGCCTCTGTTCGCAGGTGGCCgcactaaaaaaaaacagggtCTCGACAGTGAGTGGAACTGATAATTTATTTCTAAACGTGTAAAAATATACAAATCAGGGTCACATAATTCGATTGACAAAAAATACTAAGCATTATACAGTATATGAAAAATTGAATAAAAGCTGGTTGAGGAAGTAAATATAGCAATGAATAAGTctaactgaagaaaacaaacctggAAGTCATGTTCttgcttcttcactgacggcaagcaacagaaagcgcgcgaaccTGACATGGTTACCGTTACAAATCATGCCCcgcggtcatacatgacatgattacccttgACCTTTAGACTGCTGGCAGTCTgtttttctctcgtaattcagtACGCGTTATGACGCGAGACGTTTTGGCTAAAGGGGAATGGGACGAGACATGGGCGCGGCGCGCACAAGAAATAGCACCCTTGTCTCGCCTTCTTctctacacggccaacgccatacCGCCCTTTCGAGTTCGCGATGACTAAGCGCTCGTCCTAGTGACCCTTAGAGAAAAAACCGGCTACCAGCAGACTATTGACCTTGAGTGTCCTTGACATGATTACTGTATAATATGCAGCTAGATGGCGTCACAGGCGCTAATTTTGAAAATTCACTCTACAATTTCGGCCAATCCGGAAAGAAATAGTgacttcaatgtataataataataataataataataataataataataataataataataataataataataataataataataataataataataataataataataataataataataataatctgatAGTATCAACAATTCCGAACTCTCAGGCTGTTTTAAAATACATTTCTGAAAGACAGCATTCAATGATGGGAGAATTAGAAAACCCATGTCTGTGAACGGAAATTCAGTGCCTTTTTGTGTGTTTCACTTGCCCCGCAAATGTCGAGTTATTaaattaagttttttttcttcttcagggAGAGTTTAAGCCAATCGGAAACTTTAGCACTGCTGCAGTGCCATTTTTTCCCATTACACTACCTACTTCTCCAAACGAAGTAGATAAGATGGTGTACATATGGCTGACTGATTACGTCTTCAATACAGCAAGCTTTGTTTATCAGGAGCGTGGAGCACTTCAAACCATTATTTCCCAAAAAGATGTAAGGGAACTTTGATACGCATGATTATATCATTTGAATCAAAACCTGACTATTTGTGAATCACTGAAATATTATAAACTGTATCATGAAAAAGGTTGAATACCAAAGGTTCATATACGAAATGAGTCGTTGCAGGGAATGTAGTTTCAACAATGAAACATCCTCCCTCAGCAAACAAGTCAGTTTCCTCCATTTCGTCTCAGGAATCTATGCAGACTGTCATAACTTTAGCCGAACGTATGAGCCGAAAAGGCGCTATGACAGCAGGGTGTCGTAGGAGAAGTGAACACACAGTTTTCCCGCCACATGTCTTGGTTTCGATCAGTCTGCAAGGGAAGGGAAACGAAAAGTGGAAATTCATCCAGGATTTGATGATCCTTGAGTAAATGCTTGGCAAATACTTTGCAATGCCTTCATTTCAAGATAGATATTTTCCCCCgttgatatttttttctgttggGTCCTCTGTCATCATTTTATTTAGGTTTGAGACTCGATCGGGTTACTTTTAGGATCAAATGTGAAGAAACTACcccaagctgtttttttttcccaaaggcACCAGTAGAAGAAACGTTATTTGGAAGTTTTACTAGTTCCTTGCAACTTTCACGGGTATCATATAACCCAATTGCACTCCCTTGTTCTTCTTGAGACTTCCATTCACGTCCCACGAAACTACGATCCTTTGAACCAGCGCTGAGAATAACGACAACTAACCAGTTGCGGAATATGGGAAGTCGCATTGATGTCCAcgtttgtaaccgttgacaaccactgcaCTCCGCAAAAAAACGTCCGTTATTCATTGTTTCCTTGGATTGATTGTTATTCTCGGTGGTGAGTTCGCTTTTTTGATAAACACATCCTCGTTGGATTACTAATAGGTCACCATCCTGAAAAGTGAAAAGTTTATACGTTTGCCTAACAATTTTCCAGGTTGAAAAATTTATACAGAATGTCCACTCAATtatattggttttctttcacTTACAGCTACCGATAAATTCCAGATTTCTTCTGAACACGAATGTTTTGAAGGATTTTTTAAACAAGGTGTGTACTCTCTTTGGAAGGTAAATAGTTAAATTATTTCTGCTGGAATCTTTACAACAGCCGCATAATTTGCAAGTCAAAATGGATAATTCGGCGGGTTAAATTTTTCTTAACTGAAGCCCTTGGTCAATAATATCGCGATAATATTGGCTGGCTAACAGAAAGTTAGTACCTAAACCCAAAGCAAAACTTTAAAGAGCTTCAGGAGcttcaaaaattgataaatagCTGACAGAAATTCTCATTTGTGGCGGCTAGACGTACAGGACAACGAATAACAAACCACTGTGACCtagcctcggttgttcaaaaggtggataacgctatccaccggaaaAATCACTATCCGGCTtataaacacagaaaaaaacaattgagtttccagtggatagcgctatccacccctcgaacaactggggcccgATCTCCTAAAACCCAAGGTACAAAAAGGACTCTTATTTGGTCCATGAAAGTACAAAATAGAACCCtgtgtttcaattttttcaaatacaattttgattgtaataCCGAGGATCGAAAGCCCATATATAGCGCGAAAGGCTGGGGTAGACTATAAATTAAGTAAGGTCTTTCAGATAACCCTGGACCAAACATTACTTGCGAAGTAGTGTTCGGTTCTGAATTTCAGAACTGAATTAACAGTCACACTTTCGAATTTGTGATACCTGAATGgacatttaatatttttatgaaCCTGTATAAATGGAATAATCCAATTACTTAACTAGCGCTCTCCAAGAGTTTTCGTACATCTTTAAAATCTTGTGCAAAGAAGTGGTCAATGGACCTCGTTGTTGAGGTCCATTGTCCTCTAAAGTTCTTGACTTTCATAAACGCCTTTTGTTTGCGTACCTTACTTTGGTGCGCAATTACTGTTTCAATTTCATGCCGTCACCAACTTGCTTGTTTGTCTTTTCAAAGCTTCTATGCTCAGAAACTAAGCACTCCGCTCCACAACACGACATATCGATGAAATCGTCACTATGCAGTTATTGTCATGTCCGGATAGCGGAAAACGTGTTCTGAAATCAAGTTAAAGTTGTCGTTATAATCGTCATTTGCCGATTTATTTATGTTATAATGATCCCTTCTGTGGTTGTCCAGGTTGGAATTGTTGacatcttttctgtttttcatcCTTTCATCCTCAGTTGTACACCAGGTACCCCAATCGGCCGCTTCTTGTCAAAGTATATACAACTAAAGCTCCAGTTTTCACCTCAAGCATCAACATAACGAATATAACAGTCAATGCCAAGGCCAAAATTTATGTAACTGCGATAAATAGATCCCACGTTTATGCTCTAACATTGGGACTGGTAAGTATAGTAGGATACTTAAATAAAAAACAGGGCAATGCTAATAGCATAGTTTTAATACGAGTGTCTcactttttttcaacttttgacaCCGTTCACCGACAATCAGCTTCTCAGTTAAGGCTACGTTTCCCCTAATGACACTATAATACTTTCACCACAGCATTTAAACAGCCAATACCGTCAAGAAACTGAGCAAATCAACAAGCAACATCAAAACAGACAGTAGGCCTGAATTACAGAACATTCCCCATGGAATTCCTATACTATAAAACTCTTTTTCAGTTTCCTTTTCtgccacaattgcttgtaatctcgcaatctgatcgGCTAATTTGCGTTGTCAATAAGAGTCTAGACCACGGTGCTGGTGTTAATGTGTCACTCTCTGTAAGGCCCAATCAAGAACGCTCACTTTAggaaataagccaatcaaattgcaaaaaaaaatataaacaacgcttgctcttttttgtttcttgatCTTGGTCACActctgaaattaaaattttctttggcgttgaatatttccgaaggatcttgatattagcaggcaagtcagaattttaaagaaaaagacaaaattttaagtttataagacatgtttcgacaggcATTAAAGCCCCCACTTATAAACTACACGCgaacgaagcccgccagggatagggtctttcaTGCCAAACAAGTTGCCTATCTTAAAGGAGGGGAAAATTAGTTTGCCGATATCCAAATCGTTGCAATAGCGCTTGATAAAGTGACGAATCATTTCCTGCATGACGACAGAAAAATGGCCTATGTAAGGTAGCTTAAAGTAAAATATAGGTGAAGTGGGAAAGAAACCATGGGGACAATGATTACTCGGGGTCTCAGCAATGTAGCGGTTTACAACCCTTTCAATTAAATGGGCAgggaaaatattctttttttaggaTTTCCTTAAGCTTAGTTATGTCTTCGTGTAGCCCCAACCAGGTGTTGTTATTCTTATAGGCCCTAtcaattttgaccactgtgatgacgaatatcattgtcgctaatataagagtacagacaactcTGGAGACGGCATGGTATTTTAATTATGGACAAGTATACGACAGAGACGACAGAATTTGTTTCGTTTACCTTTTGCCGAAACTTCAATCCCTCTAGCTCTGATTGTCTTTATAATATTACGGATTGCAAAGATAGGGAAATTAGTGAAAGGGTTGGGTTAAGCTGGCAGATAAGAAAATTTCAAATGACCACTATTTTCTTGAAAGCGAGCCGATTCCTTCGCAAAACAACGCGtcgaagaaaacaaaaatccgATAGATTATCCTTGTCTTTTTTACTCATAAGTATATCTACACGTTATGCACGACATATGTTCACTGGTTTAGTTGTTCAGTCATCCCACACGATAGAACTAAAGAAGGGATGATAGAAAGTACTTAGTGAAAAAGAAGTTCGCTATTCTCAGCCTCTTTGGCTAACAAGTATTATGCTGCAATCATTCTTACAGAAAGCTGTCCTTGACGGATATCTAGATGTCAAACACGGAAACTTAACTTTCCACGCAACATCATTCAGGTTAGAGAACTGGTTGGTGATTCATTAGTTGTTAAGTTTGGCAGCTAATGCCTCATACCTCACAGCAAGGGACATTTGAAAGCTAATGGATAAAAATAACGCTGAAATTTAAGTGGTCTCAAAAAGAACGATACTGGAGCTCCAATAGGCTTGGAATCCTGGCCAATTAACTGAAGAGAATTCTAAAAGGAGCCCTTAATATAATATGTTGAGCAGAATAATGTAAGCAGTTGTCTCTTTAATGacactataaaaaaaaaatcaggtgTCTCCAACGGGACTCgaaccatgacctctgcgataccggtgcaatgctctaccaattgaGATATAAGATATGAAGAGATGAGATATGATAttcgggagcaggtcaatttgttgggttcatgtgttcccgtaaaagaagtcgatgaatgaaggaaatttatgtattttctttttgaagcaTCTTAGCGGGccggaatcctaaatccttgaatctgattggctaatcgcgCGCTCGTAGCCGGTCCAGCTTTTTACGATACGGACTACGGTCCGAAATCTGTTCCGTTCTGAAACTCTCGTGGCTAATTGAAAATGCGCGACAAAACAGTGGATTTCACCTCttagcctgcatagcaagcATTTCCAGCAGGCGAGGAGCGAACTCTTTTTTAGGCAGCGCAAGAATAGGGcgagcgcaaaaaaaaaaaaaaaaaa containing:
- the LOC138043363 gene encoding lipopolysaccharide-binding protein-like isoform X2; the encoded protein is MRVTNRALQNADDVGIKVLFKRLKRNLKDISQESGGFYYRIYDITNNHASIQSSSLLTASGKGLALQATGIRLDFSGQLAYKKKVGWFVFQDTVGFNLRVRGIQFNLTVRIGVNSDGQPMMFSESQYCTSHIQSVDVEFYGGHSWLYNFLKKEVNKRVKDALKKFICKQARKTVNEDGTQFLANYPLFSKVRSFAGIDYSIIEEPIFTDDYMDVPLKGEFKPIGNFSTAAVPFFPITLPTSPNEVDKMVYIWLTDYVFNTASFVYQERGALQTIISQKDLPINSRFLLNTNVLKDFLNKLYTRYPNRPLLVKVYTTKAPVFTSSINITNITVNAKAKIYVTAINRSHVYALTLGLKAVLDGYLDVKHGNLTFHATSFRTQVRLFRPGMEKSNISRLQTFVEQVVHSWQFLAYLNVLGSRGFPLPMIRGLILKDTAITTGKGFTVIKANLKHQR
- the LOC138043363 gene encoding lipopolysaccharide-binding protein-like isoform X1, with the protein product MANLLFWLACVCLISECYLFVLTAKPGIRMRVTNRALQNADDVGIKVLFKRLKRNLKDISQESGGFYYRIYDITNNHASIQSSSLLTASGKGLALQATGIRLDFSGQLAYKKKVGWFVFQDTVGFNLRVRGIQFNLTVRIGVNSDGQPMMFSESQYCTSHIQSVDVEFYGGHSWLYNFLKKEVNKRVKDALKKFICKQARKTVNEDGTQFLANYPLFSKVRSFAGIDYSIIEEPIFTDDYMDVPLKGEFKPIGNFSTAAVPFFPITLPTSPNEVDKMVYIWLTDYVFNTASFVYQERGALQTIISQKDLPINSRFLLNTNVLKDFLNKLYTRYPNRPLLVKVYTTKAPVFTSSINITNITVNAKAKIYVTAINRSHVYALTLGLKAVLDGYLDVKHGNLTFHATSFRTQVRLFRPGMEKSNISRLQTFVEQVVHSWQFLAYLNVLGSRGFPLPMIRGLILKDTAITTGKGFTVIKANLKHQR